In one Lentimicrobiaceae bacterium genomic region, the following are encoded:
- a CDS encoding DRTGG domain-containing protein, which yields MKLSEAIKILNAKVVCGEEKLDSEIGYAFASDLMSDVLTLDTNNLLLITGLANLQTIRTAEMSDIQFIIFCRNKKVNEEMLVLADENQLVVLECAYSMFKTCGLLFQHGIQPLY from the coding sequence ATGAAACTTTCAGAAGCTATTAAAATACTTAACGCCAAGGTAGTATGTGGTGAAGAAAAACTTGATTCCGAAATAGGCTACGCTTTTGCCTCCGACCTGATGAGTGATGTACTTACCCTCGATACCAATAATTTGCTTCTTATTACCGGTTTGGCAAATCTTCAAACCATTAGGACTGCTGAAATGTCGGATATCCAATTTATTATATTTTGTCGAAATAAAAAAGTAAATGAAGAAATGCTTGTACTAGCTGATGAAAACCAACTTGTAGTGCTGGAATGCGCTTATTCCATGTTTAAAACCTGCGGGCTGCTCTTTCAGCACGGCATTCAACCTTTATATTAA